Below is a window of Naumovozyma castellii chromosome 9, complete genome DNA.
GTGTAATTTTCCATAAACGTTTGATAATGTATTGTCACTAAAGAAAAATCCATATCCAAAGTATCCCAGGGAAATAGCACCATTTAGAATCCAATAATGGAAGGAATTcttaaagatattgaataaGGGCATGGTAgctaaagaaaattggtgAACAAATAGTGTTTCAAATTCTCTCTTGACATAATGAGCAAGGACCATGTAGTATGCCACTTTATTTAACATTGGACTACGTGGTGCATTATATTTATGGAATCTTTCAATCATGTCGGGTCTTGTAGATAAATAATACATGAGGGAATGGATTAAAATTGGACCAAGGTATTCAATAAAGAACACTAATCTCCATGCAACTTGTGGTCCCAAGTCCttaacaaataattcagaGTGCTCATTATCTTGGAAAAAGGCATCATTCGTAATTGGAACTTGCTTTGATTCCTTGGAGTAGGTCAATCTCAGTCTGTACTTGCTGATACCCCTATTATTGGATGAGATCTTAGAAAGGACTTCTTCTAAGGTGGGAACCTTTCCCTTAGACAATTGAAGCTCAGTATCTTTCAAGCTCCTAGAACGAGACTTGATGGTAATCTTAGATGGGCTCATGTTTGTTTCACGATGCTTCTCTTGCCTTTTGTATTT
It encodes the following:
- the TSC13 gene encoding trans-2-enoyl-CoA reductase (NADPH) TSC13 (ancestral locus Anc_3.184) is translated as MVVMLIAKYKRQEKHRETNMSPSKITIKSRSRSLKDTELQLSKGKVPTLEEVLSKISSNNRGISKYRLRLTYSKESKQVPITNDAFFQDNEHSELFVKDLGPQVAWRLVFFIEYLGPILIHSLMYYLSTRPDMIERFHKYNAPRSPMLNKVAYYMVLAHYVKREFETLFVHQFSLATMPLFNIFKNSFHYWILNGAISLGYFGYGFFFSDNTLSNVYGKLHIGSLGTLIGLFVLSESWNFYIHLKLRRWGDYQKKIGNKDKRVPINGGLFSIFVAPNYTFETWAWIWFTVVFKMNLFAVFFLFVSAGQMYLWAQKKNKKYGTRRSFLIPYIF